A genomic window from Lotus japonicus ecotype B-129 chromosome 1, LjGifu_v1.2 includes:
- the LOC130729736 gene encoding membrane-anchored ubiquitin-fold protein 4 yields the protein MPEEELVELKFRIYDGSDIGPFRYSPTSTVAMLKDRILAEWPKDKKIIPKAANDIKLISAGKILENNKTVGQCRVPFGELPPAVITMHVVVQPSLAKAKTEKKLDEAPRKHLCACSIM from the exons ATGCCGGAGGAAGAACTAGTGGAGCTCAAGTTCCGTATCTACGATGGATCCGATATTGGACCCTTTCGTTACTCTCCTACTTCCACTGTCGCTATGCTCAAGGACAGGATCCTCGCTGAGTGGCCAAAAG ACAAGAAAATTATACCAAAGGCCGCAAATGATATAAAACTGATAAGTGCTGGCAAAATTTTGGAGAACAACAAGACAGTTGGCCAGTGTAGAGTACCTTTTGGTGAGCTTCCCCCAGCAGTAATCACCATGCATGTTGTCGTCCAACCATCTCTGGCAAAAGCAAAAACAG AGAAAAAGCTGGATGAGGCGCCCAGAAAACATTTATGCGCATGTTCGATAATGTGA
- the LOC130721428 gene encoding F-box protein At1g30790-like, translating to MQNSRLCSPSKKKSSSSADEIGKSIDILWEIFLWLPLKPLFQLKLVSKPWLTLISDQRFREFHYLHQRSRPTSLILSDRKGFGRLGSPILSFTTTTPTFGVDNLDFLNHSNVIIERCCNGFLLCSLGSTYFICNPITKDFTTLTLRNHPLRNRRIELYLAFDPSLSRYYKVLSVAQQVDNWVFNVYSFKNKSWISPGVSFPTPFALEAANGVYCNRVIHWCNEAEFSVCFDVDTLHLRNWPMPISDSEWVNRRMKYFGESAGRLHLVLTVSKQPFKYDIFELKEDYSGWLLRHRVDLEPLQHMQGLYSFALTIFRPVKEDISMLVLVADRETLLLYDPVTSRKLCDVEMGSAADHIRYKVTYGEILQYSENSALVEACTDKAETDST from the coding sequence ATGCAAAACTCAAGGTTATGCTCACcatcaaagaaaaaaagttCAAGCTCAGCGGATGAGATTGGCAAAAGCATAGACATCTTATGGGAGATCTTTCTTTGGCTGCCATTGAAACCTCTTTTCCAACTAAAGTTAGTTTCAAAGCCTTGGTTGACACTTATTTCCGATCAACGATTCCGTGAATTCCACTACCTTCACCAACGCTCCCGCCCCACTTCCCTTATTTTATCTGACAGGAAAGGTTTTGGCCGATTAGGATCACCCATTCTCTCCTTCACCACCACAACCCCAACCTTTGGTGTTGACAATCTTGATTTCCTTAATCATTCCAATGTCATCATCGAGCGTTGTTGCAATGGTTTTCTCCTATGTAGCTTGGGCTCCACGTACTTTATATGCAATCCAATCACCAAAGACTTCACCACTCTCACTTTACGTAACCACCCATTGAGGAACCGGAGAATTGAACTTTATCTAGCTTTTGACCCCTCCCTTTCGCGATACTATAAAGTATTATCAGTTGCACAACAGGTTGACAATTGGGTCTTCAATGTATATTCCTTCAAAAACAAATCATGGATTAGTCCGGGGGTTTCATTCCCTACCCCATTTGCATTAGAAGCTGCTAATGGGGTTTACTGCAACCGAGTTATTCATTGGTGCAATGAAGCTGAGTTTTCTGTGTGTTTCGATGTTGATACTCTCCATCTCAGAAATTGGCCAATGCCCATATCTGATTCGGAGTGGGTGAATCGAAGAATGAAGTACTTTGGAGAGTCAGCAGGGCGTTTACATTTGGTGCTTACAGTTTCTAAGCAACCTTTCAAGTATGATATTTTTGAGCTGAAGGAGGATTATTCTGGGTGGTTATTAAGGCACCGTGTTGATCTTGAACCCCTGCAACACATGCAGGGTTTATATTCTTTTGCCCTCACCATTTTTCGTCCTGTAAAAGAAGACATATCCATGTTGGTTTTGGTTGCTGATAGAGAAACACTTTTACTGTATGATCCTGTAACTTCAAGAAAGTTATGTGATGTTGAGATGGGTTCGGCAGCTGATCATATCCGGTATAAAGTTACCTATGGTGAGATTTTGCAGTATTCTGAAAACTCGGCTCTGGTTGAAGCTTGTACTGATAAAGCAGAAACAGACTCTACTTGA
- the LOC130729735 gene encoding GRAS family protein RAM1: MINSMCGSSVSLKSENSRNKPQPTSPNESVLQSKKNATQSSADLEQTSLNLTPPSLNLPALKFDLDGDVEVQSPDSSMWESFFSDHLLDGDFMISSPVRNNVPSPQASTFNSNYNYAHQGIQSQSLSGCSPPRFSSPLGAFNSNKGKGLSPLHRVFNSPNNQYMQHVENLALPAIEEFLEEYQGDHGLGGGGGYSNSSNKVSSDIGSSSECFDMQNHIPSMLDSLTMQNSSRYCGSVSEDSSVHGGSSQLSQDSDFYHQMGSMASASLSQALQQERYQEKQQKQHQTQQQQQPQQQQQNLTVPIPIGMDQEQDSGLQLVHLLLACAEAVAKEEYMLARRYLHHLNRVVTPLGDSMQRVAACFTESLSARLAATLTTKPQSISNGTSMPRSSSSSCLSPFPSNSIEVLKIYQIVYQACPYVKFAHFTANQAIFEAFEAEERVHVIDLDILQGYQWPTFMQALAARPGGAPFLRITGVGPCIDSVRETGRCLTELAHSLRIPFEFHPVGEQLEDLKPHMFNRRVGEALAVNTVNRLHRVPGSHLGNLLSMIRDQAPNIVTLVEQEASHNGPYFLGRFLEALHYYSAIFDSLDATFPPESAQRAKVEQYIFAPEIRNIVACEGAERIERHERLEKWRKIMEGKGFRGVALSPNAVTQSRILLGLYSCDGYRLTEDKGCLLLGWQDRAIIAASAWRC, translated from the exons ATGATCAATTCAATGTGTGGAAGCTCAGTGTCTCTCAAGAGTGAGAACTCCAGAAACAAACCTCAACCCACTTCTCCAAATGAATCAGTTTTGCAGTCCAAGAAAAATGCCACTCAATCCTCTGCTGATTTAGAGCAGACAAGCCTGAATCTAACCCCACCAAGCTTGAACCTTCCTGCACTCAAATTTGACTTGGATGGAGATGTGGAAGTGCAATCACCAGACAGTTCAATGTGGGAGTCTTTTTTCTCTGATCATTTATTGGATGGTGACTTCATGATCTCTTCTCCAGTGAGGAATAATGTTCCTTCCCCACAAGCCTCTACCTTCAACAGCAACTATAACTATGCTCATCAGGGGATTCAAAGCCAATCTCTTTCAGGGTGTTCACCACCTCGTTTTTCATCCCCTCTTGGAGCCTTTAACAGTAACAAAGGGAAAGGACTTAGTCCTCTCCACAGGGTGTTTAACTCACCAAACAACCAGTACATGCAGCATGTTGAGAACCTTGCCCTGCCAGCAATTGAAGAGTTCTTGGAGGAGTATCAAGGAGATCATGGCctaggtggtggtggagggtattCAAATTCATCAAACAAGGTCTCTTCTGATATTGGAAGCTCATCTGAATGCTTTGACATGCAAAATCACATTCCATCCATGTTGGACAGCTTGACAATGCAAAATTCCTCAAGGTACTGTGGTTCTGTTAGTGAAGATTCCTCAGTGCATGGTGGTTCCTCTCAGTTGTCCCAAGACAGTGATTTCTATCATCAGATGGGGTCCATGGCTAGTGCTTCCCTCTCACAAGCTCTGCAACAAGAAAGGTACCAAGAGAAACAGCAAAAGCAACACCAAacacaacaacagcaacagccccagcaacaacaacaaaatctgACAGTCCCTATTCCAATTGGAATGGACCAG GAGCAAGACAGTGGCCTTCAACTTGTGCACCTACTTCTAGCTTGTGCTGAAGCAGTGGCCAAAGAGGAATATATGCTGGCAAGAAGGTACCTGCACCATCTGAACAGAGTTGTAACACCACTAGGCGACTCCATGCAGCGCGTGGCAGCATGCTTCACTGAATCACTCAGCGCAAGGCTCGCTGCAACACTCACCACCAAGCCACAAAGCATCTCCAACGGCACCTCCATGCcacgatcatcatcatcatcatgtctCTCACCCTTCCCATCAAACTCCATAGAAGTCCTCAAGATCTACCAGATCGTCTACCAAGCCTGCCCTTATGTAAAATTTGCCCACTTCACCGCCAACCAAGCCATCTTCGAGGCGTTTGAGGCTGAAGAACGCGTCCACGTGATAGACCTGGACATCCTCCAAGGTTATCAGTGGCCCACGTTCATGCAGGCTCTCGCAGCGCGCCCTGGTGGGGCACCCTTCCTCCGAATAACCGGAGTGGGACCGTGCATCGACTCGGTCAGAGAAACAGGTCGGTGCTTGACCGAATTAGCACACTCCCTCCGCATCCCCTTCGAGTTCCACCCGGTAGGGGAACAACTAGAGGACCTAAAACCACACATGTTTAACCGCCGCGTCGGGGAGGCACTGGCGGTTAACACAGTCAACCGCCTCCACCGCGTCCCCGGGAGCCACTTGGGGAATTTGTTGTCCATGATAAGAGACCAAGCACCTAACATAGTGACCCTCGTGGAGCAAGAAGCAAGCCACAACGGGCCTTACTTCTTGGGGAGGTTTCTTGAGGCACTGCACTACTACTCAGcgatctttgactccttggacGCCACGTTTCCGCCGGAGTCAGCTCAGAGGGCGAAGGTGGAGCAGTACATATTCGCGCCGGAGATAAGGAACATTGTGGCGTGCGAGGGGGCGGAGAGGATAGAGAGGCACGAGAGGTTGGAGAAGTGGAGGAAGATCATGGAAGGGAAAGGGTTCAGAGGGGTGGCGCTGAGTCCGAACGCGGTGACTCAGTCGAGGATATTGCTTGGTCTGTACTCGTGTGATGGGTACAGGTTGACGGAGGACAAAGGGTGCTTGTTGCTTGGGTGGCAGGACAGAGCTATCATCGCTGCCTCTGCATGGAGATGCTGA